In the genome of Nocardia sp. NBC_00416, one region contains:
- the tkt gene encoding transketolase, producing MSVTDDIRALTQPNLPDDWTDLDTKAVDTIRVLAADAVQAAGNGHPGTAMSLAPLAYTLFQRTMRHDPADPEWVGRDRFVLSCGHSSLTLYIQLYLAGFGLELDDLRNLRKWGSLTPGHPEYRHTKGVEITTGPLGQGLASAVGMAMAARRERGLFDPETRTGASPFDHHIYVIASDGDMEEGVTSEASSLAGTQQLGDLVVIYDDNKISIEDDTTIAFTEDVAARYAAYGWHVEIVEGGEDVVAIEAALAAAKAETGRPSLILLRTIIGYPAPNKMNTGAAHGAALGADEVAGTKRALGFDPEQSFQVDDEVIAHTRKAAERGARAHAEWTVEFDAWAQRVPEGKALFDRLFNGQLPDGWADDLPTWAPDAKGLATRKASAKVLATLGPVLPELWGGSADLAESNNTTIPDSLSFGPESISTGMWKASPYGRTLHFGVREHAMGSILNGIALHGPTRPYGGTFLVFSDYMRPAVRLAALMRVPVTYVWTHDSIGLGEDGPTHQPIEHLAALRAIPGLSVVRPGDANETAYAWRTVIEKHSGKHNSPFVSSDAVGTGGPAALALTRQDLPVQEGTSLEGVAKGGYILAEASTGVPQVILIGTGSELQLAVAARTTLEEQGIGTRVVSMPCVEWFDAQDKAYRDEVLPPAVAARVVVEAGIAMPWYRFTGDAGEIVSIEHFGASADHKTLFREFGFTPEAVVAAAQRTLDNVKG from the coding sequence GTGTCAGTGACAGACGACATCCGCGCCCTCACCCAGCCGAACCTTCCGGACGACTGGACGGATCTGGACACCAAGGCTGTCGACACCATCCGGGTCCTCGCCGCCGACGCGGTCCAGGCCGCGGGCAACGGCCATCCGGGCACCGCGATGAGTCTCGCGCCGCTGGCCTACACACTGTTCCAGCGCACCATGCGCCACGACCCCGCCGATCCGGAATGGGTCGGCCGCGACCGGTTCGTCCTGTCCTGCGGTCATTCCAGCCTGACCCTCTACATCCAGTTGTATCTGGCGGGCTTCGGGCTCGAGCTCGACGATCTGCGCAACCTCCGCAAGTGGGGTTCGCTCACCCCGGGCCACCCGGAGTACCGGCACACCAAGGGTGTGGAGATCACCACCGGCCCGCTGGGTCAGGGTCTGGCCTCCGCGGTGGGTATGGCGATGGCCGCCCGGCGCGAACGCGGCCTGTTCGATCCCGAGACCCGGACCGGCGCCAGCCCCTTCGACCACCACATCTACGTGATCGCCTCCGACGGCGATATGGAAGAGGGCGTCACCTCCGAGGCCTCCTCGCTCGCCGGCACCCAGCAGCTGGGCGATCTCGTGGTGATCTACGACGACAACAAGATCTCCATCGAGGACGACACCACCATCGCCTTCACCGAGGACGTGGCGGCCCGCTACGCCGCCTACGGCTGGCACGTCGAGATCGTCGAGGGCGGCGAGGACGTCGTCGCGATCGAGGCGGCGCTCGCCGCGGCCAAAGCCGAGACCGGCAGGCCCTCGCTGATCCTGCTGCGCACCATCATCGGCTATCCGGCCCCGAACAAGATGAACACCGGCGCCGCGCACGGCGCCGCGCTCGGCGCCGACGAGGTCGCCGGCACCAAGCGCGCCCTGGGATTCGATCCCGAGCAGAGCTTCCAGGTGGACGACGAGGTCATCGCACACACCCGTAAGGCCGCGGAGCGGGGCGCGCGGGCGCACGCCGAGTGGACCGTCGAATTCGACGCCTGGGCCCAGCGCGTGCCCGAGGGCAAGGCACTGTTCGACCGGCTGTTCAACGGTCAGCTGCCCGACGGCTGGGCCGACGACCTGCCCACCTGGGCGCCGGACGCGAAGGGCCTGGCCACCCGTAAGGCCTCGGCCAAGGTGCTCGCGACACTCGGCCCGGTACTGCCCGAGTTGTGGGGCGGCTCGGCCGACCTCGCCGAATCGAACAACACCACCATCCCGGATTCGCTGAGCTTCGGACCGGAATCCATCTCGACCGGGATGTGGAAGGCCAGCCCCTACGGCCGCACCCTGCACTTCGGTGTGCGCGAGCACGCGATGGGGTCGATCCTCAACGGCATCGCCCTGCACGGGCCCACCCGCCCCTACGGCGGCACCTTCCTGGTGTTCAGCGACTACATGCGCCCGGCGGTCCGGCTGGCCGCGCTGATGCGGGTCCCGGTGACCTACGTCTGGACCCACGATTCGATCGGACTCGGCGAGGACGGCCCGACCCACCAGCCGATCGAGCATCTGGCCGCGCTGCGCGCGATCCCGGGCCTGTCCGTGGTGCGTCCCGGCGACGCCAACGAGACCGCGTACGCCTGGCGCACCGTGATCGAGAAGCACAGCGGCAAGCACAATTCGCCGTTCGTCTCGAGCGACGCGGTCGGCACCGGCGGTCCGGCCGCTCTCGCACTGACCCGCCAGGACCTGCCCGTACAGGAGGGCACCAGCCTGGAGGGCGTCGCCAAGGGCGGTTACATCCTGGCCGAGGCCTCCACCGGAGTTCCCCAGGTGATTCTCATCGGCACGGGCTCCGAGCTGCAGCTCGCCGTGGCCGCCCGCACTACGCTGGAAGAGCAGGGCATCGGCACCCGGGTGGTCTCGATGCCGTGCGTGGAGTGGTTCGACGCGCAGGACAAGGCGTATCGGGACGAAGTGCTGCCCCCGGCGGTCGCCGCTCGAGTCGTCGTCGAGGCCGGTATCGCGATGCCGTGGTACCGGTTCACCGGTGACGCGGGCGAGATCGTCTCGATCGAGCATTTCGGCGCCTCGGCCGATCACAAGACCTTGTTCCGCGAGTTCGGCTTCACGCCAGAGGCTGTCGTGGCCGCTGCGCAGCGCACGCTCGACAACGTGAAGGGATAA
- the zwf gene encoding glucose-6-phosphate dehydrogenase produces MVGAPESTETASGTPWRNPLRDGRDKRIPRIAGPCSMVIFGVTGDLSRRKLMPAIYDLANRGLLPPGFALVGFARREMSDQDFGEIVHDAVRAHARTPFRQEVWDHLAEGFRFVQGTFEDDAAFDRLAGTLSKLDTERGTGGNHAFYLSIPPNTFPVVLDQLHRHRLTNTADASGPAPWRRVVIEKPFGHDLSSARELNALVNRVFPEETVFRIDHYLGKETVQNILALRFANQLFDPIWNANYVDHVQITMAEDIGLGGRAGYYDGIGAARDVIQNHLLQLLALTAMEEPISFEPRQLQMEKIKVLSATKLVEPLDETTARGQYAAGWQGGQEVVGLLDEEGFDPQSRTETYAALTLEVDTRRWAGVPFYLRTGKRLGRRVTEIAVVFKRAPHLPFDQTMTEDLGENALVIRVQPDEGITMRFGSKVPGSSMEVRDVNMDFSYGEAFTESSPEAYERLILDVLLGEPSLFPVNAEVELSWRILDPVLAHWAADGKPEQYEAGTWGPDSADAMLARTGREWRRP; encoded by the coding sequence ATGGTCGGCGCTCCGGAGAGCACAGAGACGGCATCCGGCACCCCGTGGCGTAATCCGCTGCGGGACGGCCGCGACAAACGGATTCCGCGCATCGCGGGCCCGTGCAGCATGGTGATCTTCGGGGTCACCGGAGATCTGTCCCGGCGCAAGCTCATGCCGGCCATCTACGATCTGGCGAACCGGGGGCTGCTGCCCCCGGGTTTCGCGCTGGTCGGCTTCGCCCGCCGGGAGATGTCGGACCAGGATTTCGGCGAGATCGTGCACGACGCCGTGCGCGCCCACGCCCGGACCCCGTTCCGCCAGGAGGTCTGGGACCATCTGGCGGAAGGGTTCCGATTCGTCCAGGGCACCTTCGAGGACGATGCGGCCTTCGACCGGCTCGCCGGCACTCTGTCCAAGCTCGACACCGAGCGGGGCACCGGCGGTAATCACGCCTTCTACCTGTCGATCCCGCCGAACACCTTCCCGGTCGTATTGGACCAGTTGCACCGGCACCGGCTCACCAACACCGCTGACGCGTCGGGACCGGCGCCGTGGCGGCGGGTGGTGATCGAGAAGCCGTTCGGACACGACCTGTCCAGCGCGCGGGAGTTGAACGCGCTGGTGAACCGGGTGTTCCCGGAGGAGACGGTGTTCCGGATCGATCACTATCTCGGCAAGGAGACGGTGCAGAACATCCTGGCGCTGCGTTTCGCCAACCAGTTGTTCGACCCGATCTGGAACGCCAACTACGTCGACCACGTGCAGATCACCATGGCCGAGGACATCGGTCTCGGCGGCCGGGCCGGCTACTACGACGGAATCGGCGCCGCCCGCGACGTCATCCAGAACCATCTGCTGCAGCTGCTCGCGCTCACCGCCATGGAGGAGCCGATCAGCTTCGAACCCCGGCAGTTGCAGATGGAGAAGATCAAGGTCCTCTCCGCCACCAAACTCGTGGAACCGCTCGACGAGACCACCGCCCGCGGCCAGTACGCGGCGGGGTGGCAGGGCGGCCAGGAAGTGGTGGGTCTGCTGGACGAGGAGGGTTTCGATCCGCAGTCGCGCACCGAGACCTACGCCGCGCTCACCCTGGAGGTCGATACCCGCCGCTGGGCGGGGGTGCCGTTCTATCTGCGCACCGGTAAACGCCTGGGCCGCCGGGTCACCGAGATCGCGGTGGTGTTCAAACGCGCCCCGCATCTGCCCTTCGATCAGACCATGACCGAAGATCTCGGCGAGAACGCGCTGGTCATCCGGGTGCAGCCGGATGAGGGCATCACCATGCGGTTCGGCTCGAAGGTGCCCGGATCGTCGATGGAAGTGCGCGATGTGAACATGGACTTCAGTTACGGCGAGGCGTTCACCGAATCGTCCCCGGAGGCCTACGAGCGGCTGATCCTGGACGTCCTGCTCGGCGAACCCTCGCTGTTCCCGGTCAATGCGGAGGTCGAATTGTCCTGGCGCATCCTGGATCCGGTGCTCGCGCACTGGGCCGCCGACGGTAAACCCGAACAGTACGAGGCCGGTACCTGGGGCCCGGATTCGGCCGACGCGATGCTGGCCCGCACCGGCCGGGAATGGCGGCGGCCGTGA
- the opcA gene encoding glucose-6-phosphate dehydrogenase assembly protein OpcA encodes MIIDIPGTTTGEVTKRLVQLRESNGVITMGRVLTLVVCTLDSSEAEDAIDAANDASREHPCRVVVLARGDRFAETRLDAQIRVGGDAGAAEVIVLRLQGELVSHESSVVIPFLLPDTPVVAWWPRGAPEFPSKDSVGRLATRRITDATFAPDPQTTIKKRHGSYAPGDSDLAWSRITYWRALLAAALDEPPFEPIESVTVSGLREEPALDILAGWLAGRLGCPVLRKTGNLRVELRRPSMSIAIERPQTGVTATLTRTGDPDQRIALARRETRDCLAEELRRLDADEIYAEALAGIERVTYDH; translated from the coding sequence GTGATCATCGATATCCCCGGCACCACCACCGGCGAGGTCACCAAACGCCTGGTGCAGCTGCGCGAGAGCAACGGCGTGATCACCATGGGCCGGGTGCTGACCCTGGTGGTGTGCACCCTGGACAGCTCCGAGGCCGAGGACGCCATCGACGCCGCCAACGACGCCAGTCGCGAACACCCCTGCCGAGTGGTGGTGCTGGCACGCGGTGACCGGTTCGCCGAGACCCGGCTGGACGCGCAGATCCGGGTCGGCGGCGACGCCGGCGCGGCGGAGGTGATCGTGCTGCGGTTACAGGGGGAGCTGGTGAGCCACGAGAGCAGCGTGGTCATCCCGTTCCTGCTGCCCGATACCCCGGTGGTGGCGTGGTGGCCGCGGGGCGCCCCGGAGTTCCCGTCGAAGGATTCGGTGGGCCGGCTGGCGACCCGGCGTATCACCGACGCCACGTTCGCCCCCGATCCGCAGACGACCATCAAGAAGCGCCACGGCTCGTATGCGCCCGGCGATTCCGATCTGGCGTGGAGCCGGATCACCTACTGGCGGGCCCTGCTGGCCGCGGCGTTGGACGAACCGCCGTTCGAGCCGATCGAATCGGTGACCGTTTCGGGTCTGCGCGAGGAACCCGCCCTCGATATCCTCGCGGGTTGGCTGGCCGGGCGACTCGGTTGCCCGGTGCTCCGCAAGACGGGGAACCTGCGGGTCGAACTGCGCCGTCCGTCGATGTCCATCGCCATCGAGCGCCCGCAGACGGGTGTCACCGCCACGCTGACCCGGACCGGCGATCCCGACCAGCGAATAGCCCTGGCGCGCCGGGAAACCCGTGACTGTCTGGCCGAGGAACTGCGGCGGCTGGACGCGGATGAGATCTATGCCGAGGCCCTGGCCGGAATCGAAAGGGTGACCTATGACCACTAG
- a CDS encoding COX15/CtaA family protein: protein MLYRAFLRLVDRLPLPSRRTQLLIALAVIASQAGIAVTGAIVRVTASGLGCPTWPECFPGSFTPTGVSEVPGIHQAVEFGNRMLSFAVVVCAALIVLAVTRARRRREVLVYAWLMPAGTVLQAIVGGITVLSGLLWWTVALHLLASMLMVWVAAVMYAKVASPDDGVDTVRAPAPLRWLTALSGVALAGVLVAGTLVTGAGPHAGDKSIERPVARLEVEIVTLVHLHSQLLVGYLALLIGLGFGLFATGITKPVRDRLFVLLGLVLAQSLVGIVQYFTDVPAALVAFHVGGAALCTAATAALWASLRTREPLPAAVSETSAQPV from the coding sequence GTGCTGTATCGCGCATTCCTGCGACTCGTCGACCGGCTGCCGTTGCCGTCGCGGCGCACCCAGCTCCTGATCGCCCTCGCGGTCATCGCCTCCCAGGCGGGGATCGCGGTGACCGGCGCGATCGTGCGGGTCACCGCCTCCGGCCTGGGCTGCCCCACCTGGCCGGAGTGCTTCCCCGGCAGTTTCACTCCGACCGGGGTCTCCGAAGTCCCGGGAATCCACCAGGCGGTGGAGTTCGGGAACCGGATGCTCTCCTTCGCCGTAGTGGTCTGCGCGGCGCTGATCGTCCTCGCGGTCACCCGTGCCCGGCGGCGGCGCGAGGTACTGGTCTATGCCTGGCTCATGCCCGCCGGCACAGTGCTGCAGGCGATCGTCGGCGGAATCACGGTGCTGTCCGGGCTGCTGTGGTGGACGGTCGCGCTACACCTGCTGGCGTCGATGCTGATGGTGTGGGTGGCGGCCGTGATGTATGCCAAGGTCGCCTCGCCCGACGACGGTGTCGACACCGTTCGCGCGCCGGCGCCGCTGCGCTGGCTCACCGCGCTGAGCGGGGTCGCACTGGCCGGCGTGCTCGTCGCAGGCACCCTGGTGACCGGCGCCGGGCCGCACGCCGGTGACAAGAGCATCGAGCGACCGGTCGCCCGGCTCGAGGTGGAGATCGTCACGCTGGTCCATCTGCACTCCCAGCTGCTCGTCGGCTACCTGGCCCTGCTGATCGGTCTCGGTTTCGGCCTCTTCGCCACCGGCATCACCAAGCCGGTGCGCGACCGCCTGTTCGTCCTGCTCGGCTTGGTTCTCGCGCAATCGCTGGTGGGCATCGTCCAGTACTTCACCGATGTCCCGGCCGCGCTGGTCGCGTTCCATGTCGGCGGCGCGGCGCTGTGCACTGCCGCGACCGCGGCCCTGTGGGCGTCCCTGCGTACTCGGGAACCGCTGCCCGCCGCGGTCTCGGAGACGAGCGCTCAACCGGTCTGA
- a CDS encoding PucR family transcriptional regulator yields MTVSSPTRSRLTVSGRPISNHLRDVATLSRQMVGHFVENVAPCGTLPGDALHGDVTAVTRLCLELTVSRLDGRELPEKIEQVREAAAEWAREGIPIDTINHAIHEGFKLGFDRIMATAGPADSPTLVATARRMLEILDTITSEVALAYVGEYRGVVSEHHTAVHTLTSALLGGHSTATMARECGIEIAASYQVLALAVAPHPDETAPQVDGRIVARRKLRRLQAELAGCCGERALSLLSIDGGTVLLPADGFPDEALDELIARLEQAAQVPVVATVVTAATADIPDATDRAHELLDTVQRITDNGGLHRFSDLALEFQITRPGPAREHLSAILDPLDEHPELLETLRQHIANNFNRQRTARLMHMHTNTLDYRLKRVRMLTGFDPAVPTGLWYLTSALVARSYQNGPSGA; encoded by the coding sequence ATGACGGTCAGTAGTCCGACCCGTTCCAGACTCACGGTGTCCGGCCGTCCGATTTCCAACCACCTGAGGGATGTGGCGACCCTCTCGCGTCAGATGGTCGGTCACTTCGTCGAGAACGTCGCGCCGTGCGGCACCCTGCCGGGCGACGCGCTCCACGGTGATGTGACGGCGGTGACGCGGCTGTGCCTGGAACTCACGGTGTCCCGGCTCGACGGCCGGGAGCTGCCGGAGAAGATCGAACAGGTGCGGGAGGCCGCCGCCGAATGGGCGCGCGAAGGCATCCCGATCGACACCATCAACCACGCCATTCACGAAGGCTTCAAACTCGGCTTCGATCGCATCATGGCCACGGCGGGGCCGGCGGATTCGCCGACCCTGGTCGCCACCGCCCGCCGGATGCTGGAGATCCTGGACACGATCACCTCCGAGGTGGCCCTGGCGTATGTGGGGGAGTACCGGGGCGTGGTCTCCGAACACCACACCGCGGTGCACACACTGACCTCGGCGCTGCTCGGCGGGCACAGCACCGCCACCATGGCTCGCGAATGCGGGATCGAGATCGCGGCGTCGTACCAGGTGCTGGCGCTGGCCGTGGCGCCGCATCCGGACGAAACCGCCCCGCAGGTCGACGGCCGTATCGTCGCGCGGCGCAAACTGCGCCGGCTCCAGGCCGAACTGGCCGGATGCTGCGGCGAGCGGGCCCTGTCACTGCTCAGCATCGACGGTGGCACGGTGCTGCTGCCCGCGGACGGTTTCCCGGACGAGGCGCTGGACGAGCTGATCGCGCGGCTGGAGCAGGCCGCGCAGGTACCGGTCGTCGCCACGGTGGTCACCGCGGCGACCGCCGATATCCCCGACGCCACCGATCGCGCCCACGAACTCCTCGACACCGTGCAGCGCATCACCGACAACGGTGGACTGCACCGGTTCTCCGATCTGGCCCTGGAGTTCCAGATCACCCGGCCGGGACCGGCCCGCGAGCACCTCAGCGCCATCCTGGATCCCCTGGACGAGCATCCCGAACTGCTGGAGACCCTGCGCCAGCACATCGCGAACAATTTCAACCGCCAGCGCACCGCCCGGCTGATGCATATGCACACCAATACGCTCGACTACCGGCTCAAACGAGTCCGGATGCTCACCGGTTTCGACCCGGCGGTCCCCACCGGGCTGTGGTATCTGACCTCCGCCCTGGTCGCGCGCAGTTACCAGAACGGGCCGAGCGGGGCCTGA
- a CDS encoding heme o synthase, which yields MARRPLAYIALTKPRVIELLLVATIPTMLLADRGEIDIRLILATLFGGWMGAASANTLNCVADADIDKVMKRTAKRPLARDAVPTSHAFVFGVVLGIGSFAWLWWQANLLSGVLVVATILFYVFVYTLGLKRRTSQNVVWGGAAGCMPALVGWSAVTGTIGWPALALFGVIFFWTPPHTWALAMRYKEDYRAAGVPMLPVVATEQTVTKQIVIYTWLTVLTTLALVPATGVIYTAVALVAGAWFLLMAHQLYAGVRRGESVKPLRLFLQSNNYLAVVFCGLAVDSVLGWTTLGDVFFG from the coding sequence ATCGCCCGCCGCCCGCTGGCCTATATCGCGCTCACCAAACCCCGGGTGATCGAACTGCTGCTCGTGGCGACCATTCCCACCATGCTGCTGGCCGATCGCGGGGAGATCGACATCCGGCTGATCCTGGCCACCCTGTTCGGCGGCTGGATGGGTGCGGCCAGCGCCAACACTCTCAACTGTGTCGCCGACGCCGATATCGACAAGGTGATGAAGCGGACCGCCAAACGGCCGCTGGCCCGGGACGCGGTACCGACGTCGCATGCTTTCGTCTTCGGTGTCGTGCTGGGGATCGGTTCGTTCGCCTGGTTGTGGTGGCAGGCCAACCTGCTCAGTGGCGTACTGGTGGTCGCGACCATCCTGTTCTACGTTTTCGTCTACACGCTCGGCCTGAAGCGACGTACCTCGCAGAACGTGGTGTGGGGCGGTGCGGCCGGTTGTATGCCGGCCCTCGTCGGCTGGTCGGCGGTGACCGGCACCATCGGCTGGCCCGCGCTCGCGCTGTTCGGCGTGATCTTCTTCTGGACGCCGCCGCACACCTGGGCGCTGGCCATGCGGTACAAGGAGGACTACCGGGCGGCCGGCGTGCCGATGCTGCCGGTGGTGGCCACCGAACAGACCGTCACCAAGCAGATCGTCATCTACACCTGGCTGACCGTGCTGACCACCCTGGCGCTCGTCCCGGCCACCGGGGTGATCTACACGGCGGTGGCGCTGGTCGCGGGTGCCTGGTTCCTGCTGATGGCGCATCAGCTCTACGCGGGGGTGCGGCGGGGTGAATCGGTGAAGCCGCTGCGCCTGTTCCTGCAGTCCAACAACTATCTCGCGGTGGTGTTCTGTGGCCTGGCCGTCGATTCGGTGCTCGGCTGGACCACTCTCGGCGACGTCTTCTTCGGCTGA
- a CDS encoding quinone oxidoreductase family protein has translation MRAIQVDRHGGPEVLTLAEVPDPEPGPNQLLVDMEAVGVNFIDTYFRTGAYPRPAPYIPGSEGTGVVAEIGSEVTEFAVGDRVAWAAGPSSYAARAVVDEAVAVAVPDGVDPPVAASALLQGMTAHYLIESVYRPESGETILVHAGAGGVGLLLTQLAAARDIRVITTVSTDDKEALSRGAGAWEVLRYGDDLADRVRELTGGAGVAAVYDGVGAATFDASLASLRVRGMLALFGAASGPVPPVDLQRLNAAGSVFVTRPNIAHYTRDRAELDWRAGDILEAVADGSLTVRIGATYPLAEAERAHRDLESRRTTGSIVLLP, from the coding sequence ATGCGCGCCATCCAGGTAGACCGGCACGGCGGTCCGGAAGTGCTGACCCTCGCCGAGGTTCCCGACCCGGAGCCCGGTCCGAATCAGCTACTGGTCGATATGGAGGCCGTCGGCGTCAATTTCATCGACACCTATTTCCGCACCGGCGCCTACCCGCGCCCGGCGCCCTACATCCCAGGTTCCGAGGGCACCGGCGTGGTCGCCGAAATCGGTTCCGAGGTCACCGAATTCGCGGTGGGCGACCGGGTGGCCTGGGCGGCCGGACCGAGTAGTTACGCCGCGCGCGCGGTGGTGGACGAGGCTGTCGCGGTGGCCGTGCCCGACGGCGTCGACCCGCCGGTGGCCGCCTCGGCACTGCTGCAGGGAATGACCGCGCACTATCTGATCGAATCTGTCTATCGCCCGGAATCGGGCGAGACGATCCTGGTGCACGCCGGCGCGGGCGGGGTGGGGTTGTTGCTCACCCAGTTGGCGGCCGCGCGCGATATCCGCGTGATCACCACGGTGTCCACCGACGACAAGGAGGCCCTCTCGCGCGGCGCCGGCGCCTGGGAAGTGCTGCGCTACGGCGATGATCTCGCCGACCGCGTGCGCGAGCTGACCGGCGGCGCCGGCGTCGCGGCGGTGTACGACGGGGTGGGCGCTGCGACGTTCGACGCCAGTCTGGCTTCGCTGCGCGTGCGCGGCATGCTGGCCCTGTTCGGTGCGGCCAGCGGGCCGGTCCCACCGGTGGACCTGCAGCGGCTCAACGCGGCCGGTTCCGTATTCGTGACACGCCCCAATATCGCCCACTACACGCGCGATCGCGCCGAACTGGACTGGCGAGCAGGCGATATCTTGGAGGCCGTCGCCGACGGCTCGCTCACAGTCCGGATCGGGGCGACCTATCCGCTGGCCGAGGCCGAGCGCGCGCATCGCGATCTGGAGAGCCGCCGAACCACCGGTTCGATCGTCCTGCTCCCCTGA
- the tal gene encoding transaldolase has protein sequence MAQNENIAALAAAGVSVWLDDLSRDRINSGNLAELIATRGIVGVTTNPTIFQGALSKGHAYDEQVRELAARGADVDAAIRTITTDDVRAACDVLAPVFERTGGVDGRVSIEVDPRLAFDADKTVAQAVELWKIVDRPNLFIKIPATEEGLPAITAVIAEGISVNVTLIFSVRRYRAVMGAYLDGLRNARVGGHDLAKIHSVASFFVSRVDTEIDKRLEAIGTPEALALRGRAGVANARLAYAEYEDVFASSGKHASTYAHLASAGANRQRPLWASTGVKNPDYSDTLYVTELVAANTVNTLPEKTLEAVADHGEVRGDTVTGTGAEAAEVFEQLRAAGIDLDDVFVVLEREGVDKFEKSWEELLEATTAELQSAGGN, from the coding sequence ATGGCACAGAACGAGAACATCGCCGCCCTGGCCGCGGCCGGAGTGTCGGTCTGGCTCGACGATCTGTCACGCGATCGGATCAACTCCGGCAACCTGGCCGAGTTGATCGCGACGCGCGGAATCGTCGGAGTCACCACCAACCCGACCATCTTCCAGGGCGCCCTCAGCAAGGGCCACGCCTACGACGAACAGGTCCGCGAGCTGGCCGCCCGCGGCGCCGATGTCGACGCCGCGATCCGCACCATCACCACCGATGACGTCCGCGCGGCCTGCGATGTGCTGGCCCCGGTGTTCGAACGGACCGGCGGTGTCGACGGCCGGGTCTCCATCGAGGTCGACCCGCGGCTGGCCTTCGACGCCGACAAGACCGTGGCCCAGGCCGTGGAACTGTGGAAGATCGTGGATCGGCCGAATCTCTTCATCAAGATCCCGGCCACCGAAGAGGGCCTGCCCGCGATCACCGCGGTGATCGCGGAGGGCATCAGCGTGAACGTCACGCTGATCTTCTCCGTGCGGCGGTATCGCGCGGTGATGGGCGCCTACCTCGACGGTTTGCGCAATGCCCGGGTCGGCGGACACGATCTGGCCAAGATCCATTCGGTGGCGTCGTTCTTCGTCTCCCGGGTGGACACCGAGATCGATAAACGCCTCGAGGCCATCGGCACGCCCGAAGCGCTGGCACTGCGCGGTAGAGCCGGTGTGGCCAACGCTCGTCTGGCCTACGCCGAGTACGAGGACGTCTTCGCGTCGAGCGGCAAGCACGCCTCCACCTACGCTCATCTGGCCTCGGCCGGCGCCAACCGGCAGCGGCCGCTGTGGGCGTCGACCGGGGTGAAGAACCCCGACTACTCCGACACCCTCTACGTCACCGAGCTGGTCGCGGCGAACACGGTGAACACCCTGCCGGAGAAGACCCTCGAGGCCGTCGCCGATCACGGGGAGGTCCGCGGGGACACCGTCACCGGCACCGGTGCGGAAGCGGCCGAGGTGTTCGAGCAGTTGCGCGCGGCCGGAATCGATCTCGACGATGTCTTCGTCGTGCTCGAACGCGAGGGCGTGGACAAGTTCGAGAAGTCCTGGGAGGAACTGCTGGAGGCCACCACGGCTGAGCTGCAGTCAGCGGGAGGTAACTGA
- a CDS encoding ABC transporter permease: MTKSDLTANRFEPGIFAPAPRPAPRLAMLLAQTRLDLVLLLRNGEQLLLTMFIPITLLIGLAVLPFGDMGPDKIDKIVPAVMMVAVMSTAFTGQAIAIGFDRRYGALKRLGATPLPRWGIVAGKSGAVLLVVILQAVLLGLIGVALGWRPTPLGLLLGAVLIALGTATFAAMGLLLGGTLKAEVVLALANILWFVMLGIASVVFASDELPAAVHTVVRLVPSGALAVALEHAMAGGVDWLGVGALIVWGTAAGILAARWFRFE; encoded by the coding sequence GTGACCAAGTCTGATCTGACGGCCAATCGGTTCGAGCCGGGTATCTTCGCTCCGGCGCCGCGGCCCGCGCCGCGACTCGCCATGTTGCTCGCGCAGACCAGGCTCGATCTGGTGCTGCTGCTGCGCAACGGCGAGCAGCTGCTGCTCACCATGTTCATTCCGATCACCTTGCTGATCGGTCTGGCCGTGCTGCCGTTCGGCGACATGGGTCCGGACAAGATCGACAAGATCGTTCCGGCGGTGATGATGGTGGCGGTGATGTCGACCGCGTTCACCGGGCAGGCGATCGCGATCGGGTTCGATCGCCGCTACGGTGCGCTCAAACGGCTGGGCGCGACGCCGCTGCCGCGCTGGGGAATCGTCGCGGGCAAGAGCGGTGCGGTCCTGCTGGTGGTGATCCTGCAGGCGGTGCTGCTCGGGTTGATCGGGGTGGCGCTGGGCTGGCGACCTACACCGCTGGGACTGCTGCTCGGCGCGGTCCTGATCGCGCTGGGCACGGCCACGTTCGCGGCGATGGGCCTGTTGCTCGGCGGCACGCTCAAGGCCGAAGTGGTACTGGCGCTGGCGAACATCCTCTGGTTCGTCATGCTCGGGATCGCCAGCGTGGTGTTCGCCTCCGACGAACTGCCCGCGGCAGTGCACACAGTGGTGCGGTTGGTGCCCTCCGGAGCGCTGGCGGTCGCGCTGGAACACGCGATGGCCGGCGGGGTCGACTGGCTGGGCGTGGGCGCGCTGATCGTCTGGGGTACCGCCGCGGGCATCCTCGCCGCCCGCTGGTTCCGCTTCGAATGA